Within Streptomyces roseirectus, the genomic segment CGCGGGCGGTGGGGCGGACGTAGAGGTCTTCGAGGTGCAGCCCCCGAGTCCCGGTCCAGGTGGAGAACGTCGGGAACCAGAGTGCGTACCCGACGGCCTGCCCGTCCTCCTCGGCGATCAGCGCGTGCGCGGCGGCGGGGGTGCCGAACAGGGCCTCCCGCAACTGCTCCTCGGTGGCCTTGACCTGCTCAAGTGCCTTCTCGTAGGCGGCGAGTTCACGGACCATCGCGAGAATCCCGGCGACGTCCTCCGGACGGGCGTTCCTGATCATGCCCTGATCATCCGCACGCCCCGGCCCCCTGTCCACCGGCGATGAGTGAGGCCGGCGGCGACCGGGAACGCCCGGACGGCCACCGGCCCGTGAACACCGCTCAGTGGAACTGCGGCACGATCAGATAGATCCCGTACACCACCACCGCCGCGCAGGCGAGGAAGCAGACGCCCGCCTGCACACGGCCCACAGCCGTCACCGGCCCGCTGTCGGGGACGTCGTCGTCGCCTCCCCGCGCAAGCCCCAGAACGCCGAGGCTGAAGACGACGACCACGGCGACGGTGACGCCGAGGCTGACCGCGGCGACCTGCCCGAGGGCACTCCAGTCGAGATGCATAGCTCGTTCTCCTGACGGGGTTCAGGCGGCCGTGCCGACACGCGCCGGCGGCTCGGTCCGGAGGGTGACCTCGTGGCCTTCGTTGACGTTGCTCGCGTGAACGGGATTGCGCCGGGAGACGAAGAAGACGCCGCCCGCGACGGCGACGCCGATCAGCGCGACGACCGTCGTCCCGGTGTTCCCCCCGTGCTTGACCGCGTACGCCGCGACGGCCCCGACGAGCGCGGCGGCCGGCAGTGTGACCAGCCACGCCACGACCATCTTGCCCGCGACGCTCCAGCGGACCTCCGCGAGCCGGCGGCCGAGCCCCGCGCCGAGGATGGACCCGGAGGCGACCTGCGTGGTGGACAGCGCGAAGCCGAGGTGCGCGGAGGTGAGGATGACGGTCGTGGAGGCGGTCTCCGCCGCGAAGCCCTGCGGCGACTGGATCTCCGTGAGCCCCTTGCCCATCGTCCGGATGATCCGCCAGCCGCCGAGGTACGTGCCGAGCCCGATCGCGAGCCCGGCGGAGGCGACGACCCACACCGGCGGGCCGGCGTCGTGCCCGAGCGCGCCCGCCGAGATCAGCGTCAGCGTGATCACGCCCATCGTCTTCTGCGCGTCGTTGGTGCCGTGCGCGAGGGAGACCAGCGAGGCGGACGCGATCTGCCCGTACCTGAACCCCTTCTCCACGGGCTTCTTCCGGGCCCGCTCGGTGAGCTTGTACGCGAGGTAGGTCGCCGCGAGCGCCGCGACCCCGGCGACGACCGGCGAGGCCACCGCGGGAATGAGCACCTTCTCGACGACCTTGTCGAAGTGCACCCCGTGCTCCCCGGCCCCTACCCACACGGCGCCGATCAGCCCGCCGAACAGGGCGTGCGAGGAGCTGGACGGCAGCCCGACCAGCCAGGTCATGAGGTTCCAGAGGATGGCCCCGACCAGCCCCGCGAAGATCATCCCCGGGGTGACGAGCGTGTCGTCGACGATCCCCCCGGAGATCGTCTTCGCGACCTCGGTCGAGAGGAACGCCCCGACGACGTTCAGCACCCCGCTGATGAGTACGGCCGTGCGCGGCGCGAGCGCGCCCGTCGCGATGGACGTCGCCATCGCGTTGGCCGTGTCATGAAATCCGTTGGTGAAGTCGAAGGCCAGCGCCGTGACGATGACCACCGCCACCAGGAACGTGATGTGATCCATTCCCCCATGCAAACAAGCGTGGGCCAATCCCGGGCGAACCCCAGGCAAAGGGCGGGCCAGGAGAGTGAACGGAATACCTGGCATGCTGGCAGGCATGGTGAGCGTCGAGGACGTGGTGCGACTGCGGCAGGCCCGGGACCGGATGGACCGCGAGTACGCCGAACCCCTCGACATCGCCGCGCTCGCCGCGACCGCGCTGATGTCGCCGGGCCACTTCCAGCGCAGCTTTCGCGCGGAGTACGGGGAGACGCCGTACGCCTATCTGATGACCCGGCGGGTCGAGCGCGCGAAGGCGCTGCTGCGGCGCGGGGACCTGTCGGTGACCGAGGTCTGCATGGCCGTCGGCTGCACCTCCCTCGGCTCGTTCAGCTCCCGGTTCACCGAACTCGTCGGGGAGACGCCGAGCGCCTACCGGGCGCGGTCGCACGAGGAGAGCGCGGTGATCCCGCCGTGCGTGCTGCGCACGTACACCCGGCCGAAACGCCGCCGCCCTACCTAAGCTGACCGGCATGGACCTCACACTCCACCAGTGCTTCATCGCCGTGGACGACCACGACAAGGCCCTGCACTTCTACGTCGACGTCCTCGGTCTGGAAGTCCGGAACGACGTCAGCTACGAGGACATGCGCTGGGTGACCGTCGGCTCGCCGCTCCAGCCGGGCGTCTCCGTCGTCCTGGAGCCGCCGGACGCGAGCCCCGACGCGTCCCCGGCCGACCGCGAGGCCCTGAACCGGCTGCTGGCCAAGGGCCTGCTGCGCGGGGCGATCTTCGCGACGCCCGACTGCGACGCCCTCGCGGAGCGCGTCCGTGAGGCCGGGTACGACCTTCTCCAGGAACCCACCGACCAGCCGTACGGCGTCCGCGACTGCGCGCTGCGCGACCCCGCCGGCAACCTCATCCGCTTCATGGAGCGCCCCCTGTGACGGACGTCCGCTGGACCTACGCCTTCATCGACCGCCCCTCCCCCGCTTCCGCCCCCTTCTGGGCGACGGTCACGGGCACGACCCTGTCCGAACCCCGGGGCGAGCGGGCCGAGTTCCGGACGCTCCTGCCGTCCGACGGCCACGCCCCCTGCGTGAAGTTCCAGACCGTCGCCGAGGGACCCGGCGGCGCCCACATCGACTTCTCGGTGACGGACGTGCCCGGTTTCGTGGCACGGGCGCTGAAGCTGGGCGCGCGGCTCGTCGCCGACCACACCGACTGGGCCGTCCTCGCCTCCCCCGCGGGCCAGCCCTTCTGCGCGGTGCCCTGGCAGGGCGAGTCGGTCCGCCCGCCCGTCCACGCCGGCGCCCGCCTGGACCAGGTGTGCATAGACCTCCCTCCTTCCGCCTACTCGGCCGACATCTCCTTCTTCACCGCACTGCTCCCCACATGGACCTCAACGCCCAGCCCCCTCCCCGAGTTCCACGTCCTCACCCCACCCCCCGGCCTCCCCACCCGTCTCCTCCTCCAACGCACGACCCAGGAACAACCGACCTCCGCCCACATCGACCTGGCGACAGCCCCGAACCTCCCCGAAGTCCGCGCCCGACACGAGCAGTCGGGCGCCCGCCTGATCGCCGAGTTCCCCCACTGGACCGTCATGAAGGACCCCGACGACGGCCTCTACTGCCTCACAGGCCGCGACGCGGAAACAGGCACCCGCCCGCAGAGCTAGCGGCCCGCGTAAACGGCGTAGGGACACATCGCGCCGGGCGGGCACGAGTACGACGCCGTCGGGGGCGTCGGCAGGGAGGACGGCGCCTCGTACCAGCCGCGCGGCGCGGGCGGCCGGGCGGAGTCCTGCAGCCAGAGGGTCACCCCGCCGCCGACGACGACGAGGGCGGCCCACACCGCGACGACCCACCGCCGCACCCGCGCGCCGCGACCTCCACCATCAGACATGCGCTCACGATATGACAGGCCCCGCACACCGTGGGGATGTGCGGGACCTGGCCTGGATGGGGCGCGAAGCGCCCGTATTCCAGGGGCGCGGGGCTGTGTCGATCTGCGACCACCACCGCGCGGGTGCGAGCAACCACAACGCCGCCGCCCCCGAACACCCGCCGCCCCCAATCTCAGTTGCTCCGCCGAGTGACGAACTCCGCCAGCGCCAGCAGCCCCCCGCCCCTCTCCGGATCCGGCACGGCACGGGCCAGTTCGGCGACGGCGTCCCCCATCCGGTCGGCGGCCTCGGCCTGGGCCCAGTCCCGCCCCCCGGCCCGCTCCACGGCGAGGGCCGTCCGCTCCAACTCCCCCTCGACGTACGGCCCGGAGTACAGCGCCGCGAGTTCATCGGCCGCCGAACCGCCGGAGGTCAACGCGGCGACGACCGGCAACGACTTCTTGCGGGCGGCGAGATCCGCCCCCGCCGGCTTGCCGGTGTGGAGGGGATCTCCCCATATCCCGATGACGTCGTCGATGAGCTGGAACGCGAGCCCGGCCTGCCGCCCGAACAGATCGAGCGCGTCGACCTCGTCGGCGGACCCCCCGGCGTAGAGCCCCCCGATGGCGCAGGCGCACCCGAGCAGCGCCCCGGTCTTGGCCTCGGCCATCCGCAGCACCTCGGCGAGCCCGACCTCGCGGGGTTCCCGCCGCTCCAGCGCGGTGTCGATCTGCTGTCCCTCGCACAGCTCGACGACACAGGAGGCGAGCCGCCCGAGCGCGGGCACGGCGGCGGGGTGGGAGTCCCCGGCGAGCAGCCGGAACGCGAGCGCCTGGAGCGCGTCCCCCGCGAGGATCGCGTCGGGATCCCCGAACACGGCCCAGGCGGTGGCCCGGTGACGCCGGGTGGGGTCGCGGTCCATGACGTCGTCGTGCAGGAGCGTGAAGTTGTGGACGAGTTCGACGGCGGCGGCGGCCCGGACCGCGGCCGTACGCGCCCGCGCGCCCCCCAGCGCGTCCGCCGCGGTCAGCACGAGGGCGGGCCTGATCGCCTTGCCCGCGTGGGCGGTGGTGGCGAGCCCGTCCGCGTCCTGCCACCCGAAGTGGTACCGCGCGACGCGCCGCATCTCGGGCGGGAGCGTGTCGACGGCGGACCGCAGTTCGGGGTCGACGTCGGCCCGCGCCCGTTCGAGGATCGCCGGCGCCTCCTGGCCGTTGTCGATGGCCGCCCCCCAGGCCCAGGTGGTCATGTGCGCACCCGCCCCGGAGGGCGGGCGCGCACGGCACGGCGGACGGTCACCAACGACCGACCTCCACGTTCTCCAGGACGCCGAGGGCGTCCGGGACGAGCACGGCGGCCGAGTAGTAGGCGGTGACGAGGTACTTGATGATGGCCTGCTCGTTGATGCCCATGAACCGCACGGACAGGCTGGGCTCGATCTCGTCGGGCAGCCCGGACTGGCGCAGCCCGATGACGCCCTGGTCCTTCTCGCCGAGACGCATCGCGATGATGGAGCTGGTGCGCGCCTCGGTGACGGGGATCTTGTTGCACGGGTAGATCGGCACCCCGCGCCAGGTGGGGATGCGGTTGCCGTCGATGTCGATGGTCTCGGGGACGAGCCCGCGCTTGTTCAGCTCGCGCCCGAACGCGGCGATGGCGCGCGGGTGGGCGAGGAACAGCTTGGTCCCGCGCCGGCGGCTCAGCAGCTCGTCCATGTCGTCCGGGGACGGCACGCCGTCGTGCGGCTGGATGCGCTGGTCGTACTCGCAGTTGTTGAGGAGGCCGAACTCGCGGTTGTTGACGAGTTCGTGCTCCTGGCGCTCCTTCAGCGCCTCGACCGTGAGCCGCAGCTGCTGCTCGGTCTGGTTCATGGGCTGGTTGTAGAGGTCGGCGACGCGCGAATGGATGCGCAGCACGGTCTGGGCGATGCTGAGTTCGTACTCGCGGGGCTTGGCGTCGTAGTCGACGAACGTGTGCGGGATGTCCGGCTCACCGGAGTGGCCGGCCGCGAGGTCGACGGCCTTCTCGCCGTACTTGTTGGTGTTCTGCGCGGGGATCGCGCGCAGTTCCTGGAGGTGCCCGCGCAGGCTGTCGGCGCGCTCGGTGACCTGCTCGAAGTCCTGCCGGGAGAGGGTGAGGACGGTGCAGGCGGTGGCCGCGCGGGCGGTGTACTCCCAGATCGCGTCGGCGTCGAGGAGGGCCTGGTCGCCGAAGTGGGCGCCGTCGGCGAGGACGCCGAGGACCTGGTCGTCGCCGTAGGGGCCGGTGCCGATCTTCTCGACGCGGCCGTGCGCCAGCATGAACACTTCGTCGTTCTGGCTGCCGAAGGAGGCGATGACCTCGCCGGCGCCGATCTCGCGCTGGCGGGCGCGCGAGGCGAGTTCGGTGAGGACGTCCTCGTCCTCGAAGCCGCGCAGCGCGGGCAGTTCGCCCAGTTCGACGGGGATGACCTCGACGCGGTCGCCGGTCTTGACGAACGTGATGCGGCCGTCACCGACGGCGTAGGTGAGCCGCCGGTTCACCCGGTACGTGCCGCCCTGGACGTCGACCCACGGCAGCGTGCGCAGCAGCCAGCGCGAGCTGATCTCCTGCATCTGCGGCACGGACTTGGTGGTGGTGGCCAGGTTCCGCGCGGCGGCGGTGCCGAGGCTCTGCTGCGGCGTGCCGTCTTCGGTGCGGATCTCTTCGCCTACCGACATGGTGGATTGCCCTCCCGCTCATGCGCTGGTCACAAGGTGCGCCAGGCATTCATCTCGCGGGCAAGCTTTCCGCAGTACGGCCGATAGTGGTATTACCCGAAAGAGGGGGAATGGATCATCGCGAGAGTGGGAAGAGGGACGTTTCCCCGAACGCCGTTCGACAATGGTTCCCGTGCCCCTGCCCTCCCCGCTGCAAGAGACCGAGGACGAACGTTTCACCAAGCATGGCGTCCGACTCCTCCTGAAACGCGACGATCTCATCGACCCGACCCTGATCGGCAACAAGTACCGCAAACTCACCCCCAACCTGCGCGCCGCGGCCGGCCGCCCGATCCTGACCTTCGGCGGCGCCTACTCCAACCACCTGCGCGCCACCGCCTCCGCCGGCCACGCCCTGTCCGTCCCGACGATCGGCGTGGTCCGGGGCGACGAGCTGGCCGCGCGCCCCCTCAACCCCTCCCTCGCCCACTGCGCGGCGCACGGCATGCGCCTGCACTTCACCGACCGCGCGACCTACCGCCGCAAGGCGGACCCGGACACCCTCGCCCGCATCCTCCGCGAGGCACACGCCGAGGACGCGTACGTCGTCCCCGAGGGCGGCAGCAACGCGGCGGCGGTACGCGGCTGCCGGGCACTCGGCGAGGAACTTCCCGAGGACGTCGACGTCGCCGTCCTCGCCTGCGGCACCGGCGGCACCCTCGCGGGCCTGGCGGCGGGCCTGCGCCAGGGTCAACAGGCCCTGGGCATCCCGGTGTTGAAGGGCGACTTCCTGACGGCCGACATCCGCGCCCTGCACCAGGCCGCGTTCGGCGGGCAGTTCGCCAACTGGCGGCTCGACCCCCGTTTCCACTTCGGCGGCTACGCCCGCACCACGCCCGAACTGGAGGCGTTCGCGCGGGACTTCGAGAACCGCCACGGCCTCCCCGTCGAACGTCTCTATGTCGCCAAAATGCTCTACGGACTTGTCGCCCTGACGGCGGAGGGCGCCTTCGCGCGCGGGACGACGGTCGCGGCGGTGATCACCGGAACCCCGTTCCCCGCGTGATCCCGCGCCCGTACAGTGAGGCGGCTGCCCGGAGGGGCAGCGGACGAGACAGGGGGGAACCTGTGGCGGACGAGATCGGCGTGGGCGAAGCCGTCCAGGCGCTGCGCGACGAGCTGCTGGCCGCGGCGGCCGCGGGCGCGGACAGCGGCGTGCGGTTCGAAGTGGGGCCCATCGAGCTGGAGTTCGCGTTCACGCTGACCAAGGAGGTCTCCGCGAAGGTGGGCGTGAGCCGGATCCTGAGCGCGGTGGTCTCGGCGGACGTGAACGGCAAGGCCGCCAAGGAGGACGTGCACCGCGTGAAGTTCGTCCTCACGCCCAGGGACGCCGCCGGGAACCCGCTGCTGATCAGCAACGAACGGCCGCCCGAGGTGGGCCCGCTGGACTCGTCCTTCGGCCGCTGAGCCATGCCGGACCGGCTGCGGGCCGCCCTGGTGGAGGCGGCGGGACAGGGCTCGGGCCTGGTCCTCGCACCCCGCCTGGTCCTCACGGCGGCCCACGTCCTGGGCGACCACGCGCACGCGACGGTCCACACGCCCCGCGGCGCGCCCGTCCGCTGCGAGGTCGTCTGGTCCCGCTTCGACCGGCACTACGACGCCGCGCTGCTGCTCGCGGAGGAGGACGTCCTCCCGGACGTCGAGCCGGTGCGGTGGGGGACGCTGGTCACGTCGGAGCCGGCCGGCGTCACCCTCCTGGGCTTCGCGGCGGGGCCCGGCGACCACGTCGGGTCGCGTCCCTTCCGGGGCGAGCTGGACCCGCTGGACGCCGTGGAGCGCGACCGGTACGTCCTGAGCCTCGCCGGTACCCCGCCGGAGGGCGCCTCCCCCTGGGCGGGTCTGTCCGGCGGCGCCGTCTGGTGCCGGGACCTCCTGGTCGGCGTGGCCGTCGCGGACCTCCCGGGCTGGCGGCACAGCCGCCTGGAGGCGGTCCCGGCGTACGTCCTGCTGGCCGACCCCGGCTTCCGGGACCTCCTGCGCCGGCACACCGGGCAGGACGCCCAGCTGGAACCCGCCGAGTTCGCGGACCGGGCCCAGCCGGCGACGCCCCTGGTCCCGGCCTCCGTCGCCCTGCTGCTGCACCCGCGCGCGGAGACCGTCCGCTTCACGGGCCGCACCGAGCTGCTGGACGCGCTGACGTCCTGGTGCGCGGACGGCGACGGGGTCCGCCTGGCCCTGCTGACGGGCGCGGGCGGCGCCGGGAAGTCGCGGGTGGCGCGCGAGCTGGGCCACCGTCTCGCGGCCCGCCGGCACGCCGTCGTCCACCTGGCGCGCGGGGCCGTCCCGGACGGTCTGTTCGCCGCGACGACCGCGCCCGTGCTCGTGGTCGTCGACTACGCGGAGAGCCGGGTGGAGCAGACCGGCGCGCTCCTGGACGTCCTCGCGCGCCGCAGGCCCGGCGTGGCGCTGCGGGTGCTGCTCATCGCCCGCGCGCGGGGCCGCTGGTGGGACGAGCTGCGCGCGGCGGGACCGGAGGCCGCCGACCTCGCCGAGAACGCGCGCCACTGGTCGATCACCGGCACGGAATCCCTCGGCGTGGACGCGCGCGACGCGTTCCGTACGGCGGTGGAGGACCTGGCGCGCGGTGTGGCCGCCCTGGGGCTGCCGGTGCCGGCCAGGGCCGGGGCGGAGCCCGCCAGGCCGCCCAGGACCGTCCTGGAGATCCACATGGCCGCCCTGGCGAGCCTCCTGGCCCCCTCGGCGGGCACGGCCGCCCAGGACACGCTGCTGCGCCACGAGGCGGCGTACTGGCGGAGCGCGTCCCAGGAGGCGCCGCTGCACCTCCTGGGCGAGGCGGCCCTGCGCAACGCGGTCGTGACGGCCACCCTCGTCGGCCCGGTCCCCCGCGCCCGCGCGCACGCGCTCCTCGCGCGCGTGCCCCGCGTCGGGGACCAGCCGGAGGCCGTGCGCCTGGCGGTCGCCGACTGGCTGCGCGACCTGTACCCGAGGCCTGAGGGCGGCGACGCCCACTGGGGCAGCCTGGAGCCCGACCCGCTGGGCGAGTACCTGGTGGGCACGCGCGTGGCCGACGAGCCGGAGATCTTCCTGCGGCTCGTCGACGCCCTGGACAACGAGGAGATGGTCAACGCCCTGCTGGTCCTCAGCCGCGCCGCCACGCGCGCGCAGGGCCTGCCGGACGTCCTGCGCGCCGCCGTCCGGACCGCTCCGGGCCTGCTGGCGCCCCGGCTGCTCGGTGCCGTGCGCCGCAGCGCCGAACCGGGGCTCCTGGTCGACGCGTTGGAGGTGATCCTGGAGGAAGGGCTGCTGCCGGACCGGCGGTTGAGGGAGCTGGCCGGCCGGATGCCGCTGCTGAGCCAGGCGCTGGTGTCCTGGAGCGTGCGGCTCCAGCAGATGCTGGTGGACCAGAGGGAGGAAGGCTCGCCCCAGTCGCGCGCCGGCTCGCTGCACAACCTCGCCGGGCGCCTGGTGGCCGCCGGGCGCCACGAGGAGGCGCTGGCCACCACGGCGTCGGCGCTGGCCCTCCTGGACGGCGTCCCGGACGCGCCCGCGTGGCTGCGGGGGCTGCTGCTGGGCCAGCGGTCCCGGCTGCTCAACTCGCTCGGCCGCCCCCAGGAGGCCGTCACCGAGGGCGAGCGGGCGCTGCGGGAGCTGTCCGGGTGGCCCCGGGAGGAGGACCCCGATACCGGGACGGAGGCCGTCGCCGCGACGCTCAACAACCTCTCCTACGGCCTCGCCGGCTGCGGCCGGCTCGACGAGGCGCTGGCGCGGGCGCGCGAGTCCGTCGCCCTGCGCCGGGAGCTGTCCGGCCGCCACCCGGAGCTGCTGCCGAGCCTCGCCCGCTCGCTCAGCACGCTGTCGCGCCACCAGCACCGCGCGGGCGACCTCCGCGCGGCCCTGGGGACGGCCGAGGAGTCGCTGTCGGTGCGCCGGACGGCCGCCGACCAGGAGCCGGACGCCTACCTCGTGGAGCTGGCCTCCACGCTGGACCACCTGGTGCAGA encodes:
- a CDS encoding GNAT family N-acetyltransferase, whose protein sequence is MIRNARPEDVAGILAMVRELAAYEKALEQVKATEEQLREALFGTPAAAHALIAEEDGQAVGYALWFPTFSTWTGTRGLHLEDLYVRPTARGAGHGKQLLSALAAVCVREGYERFEWWVLDWNTPAIGVYESLGAEFLDEWRICRLTGERLEELAGGV
- a CDS encoding inorganic phosphate transporter — encoded protein: MDHITFLVAVVIVTALAFDFTNGFHDTANAMATSIATGALAPRTAVLISGVLNVVGAFLSTEVAKTISGGIVDDTLVTPGMIFAGLVGAILWNLMTWLVGLPSSSSHALFGGLIGAVWVGAGEHGVHFDKVVEKVLIPAVASPVVAGVAALAATYLAYKLTERARKKPVEKGFRYGQIASASLVSLAHGTNDAQKTMGVITLTLISAGALGHDAGPPVWVVASAGLAIGLGTYLGGWRIIRTMGKGLTEIQSPQGFAAETASTTVILTSAHLGFALSTTQVASGSILGAGLGRRLAEVRWSVAGKMVVAWLVTLPAAALVGAVAAYAVKHGGNTGTTVVALIGVAVAGGVFFVSRRNPVHASNVNEGHEVTLRTEPPARVGTAA
- a CDS encoding helix-turn-helix transcriptional regulator encodes the protein MVSVEDVVRLRQARDRMDREYAEPLDIAALAATALMSPGHFQRSFRAEYGETPYAYLMTRRVERAKALLRRGDLSVTEVCMAVGCTSLGSFSSRFTELVGETPSAYRARSHEESAVIPPCVLRTYTRPKRRRPT
- a CDS encoding VOC family protein; this encodes MDLTLHQCFIAVDDHDKALHFYVDVLGLEVRNDVSYEDMRWVTVGSPLQPGVSVVLEPPDASPDASPADREALNRLLAKGLLRGAIFATPDCDALAERVREAGYDLLQEPTDQPYGVRDCALRDPAGNLIRFMERPL
- a CDS encoding VOC family protein → MTDVRWTYAFIDRPSPASAPFWATVTGTTLSEPRGERAEFRTLLPSDGHAPCVKFQTVAEGPGGAHIDFSVTDVPGFVARALKLGARLVADHTDWAVLASPAGQPFCAVPWQGESVRPPVHAGARLDQVCIDLPPSAYSADISFFTALLPTWTSTPSPLPEFHVLTPPPGLPTRLLLQRTTQEQPTSAHIDLATAPNLPEVRARHEQSGARLIAEFPHWTVMKDPDDGLYCLTGRDAETGTRPQS
- a CDS encoding family 2 encapsulin nanocompartment cargo protein polyprenyl transferase, whose amino-acid sequence is MTTWAWGAAIDNGQEAPAILERARADVDPELRSAVDTLPPEMRRVARYHFGWQDADGLATTAHAGKAIRPALVLTAADALGGARARTAAVRAAAAVELVHNFTLLHDDVMDRDPTRRHRATAWAVFGDPDAILAGDALQALAFRLLAGDSHPAAVPALGRLASCVVELCEGQQIDTALERREPREVGLAEVLRMAEAKTGALLGCACAIGGLYAGGSADEVDALDLFGRQAGLAFQLIDDVIGIWGDPLHTGKPAGADLAARKKSLPVVAALTSGGSAADELAALYSGPYVEGELERTALAVERAGGRDWAQAEAADRMGDAVAELARAVPDPERGGGLLALAEFVTRRSN
- a CDS encoding family 2B encapsulin nanocompartment shell protein yields the protein MSVGEEIRTEDGTPQQSLGTAAARNLATTTKSVPQMQEISSRWLLRTLPWVDVQGGTYRVNRRLTYAVGDGRITFVKTGDRVEVIPVELGELPALRGFEDEDVLTELASRARQREIGAGEVIASFGSQNDEVFMLAHGRVEKIGTGPYGDDQVLGVLADGAHFGDQALLDADAIWEYTARAATACTVLTLSRQDFEQVTERADSLRGHLQELRAIPAQNTNKYGEKAVDLAAGHSGEPDIPHTFVDYDAKPREYELSIAQTVLRIHSRVADLYNQPMNQTEQQLRLTVEALKERQEHELVNNREFGLLNNCEYDQRIQPHDGVPSPDDMDELLSRRRGTKLFLAHPRAIAAFGRELNKRGLVPETIDIDGNRIPTWRGVPIYPCNKIPVTEARTSSIIAMRLGEKDQGVIGLRQSGLPDEIEPSLSVRFMGINEQAIIKYLVTAYYSAAVLVPDALGVLENVEVGRW
- a CDS encoding 1-aminocyclopropane-1-carboxylate deaminase/D-cysteine desulfhydrase codes for the protein MPLPSPLQETEDERFTKHGVRLLLKRDDLIDPTLIGNKYRKLTPNLRAAAGRPILTFGGAYSNHLRATASAGHALSVPTIGVVRGDELAARPLNPSLAHCAAHGMRLHFTDRATYRRKADPDTLARILREAHAEDAYVVPEGGSNAAAVRGCRALGEELPEDVDVAVLACGTGGTLAGLAAGLRQGQQALGIPVLKGDFLTADIRALHQAAFGGQFANWRLDPRFHFGGYARTTPELEAFARDFENRHGLPVERLYVAKMLYGLVALTAEGAFARGTTVAAVITGTPFPA
- a CDS encoding trypco2 family protein, coding for MADEIGVGEAVQALRDELLAAAAAGADSGVRFEVGPIELEFAFTLTKEVSAKVGVSRILSAVVSADVNGKAAKEDVHRVKFVLTPRDAAGNPLLISNERPPEVGPLDSSFGR
- a CDS encoding trypsin-like peptidase domain-containing protein gives rise to the protein MPDRLRAALVEAAGQGSGLVLAPRLVLTAAHVLGDHAHATVHTPRGAPVRCEVVWSRFDRHYDAALLLAEEDVLPDVEPVRWGTLVTSEPAGVTLLGFAAGPGDHVGSRPFRGELDPLDAVERDRYVLSLAGTPPEGASPWAGLSGGAVWCRDLLVGVAVADLPGWRHSRLEAVPAYVLLADPGFRDLLRRHTGQDAQLEPAEFADRAQPATPLVPASVALLLHPRAETVRFTGRTELLDALTSWCADGDGVRLALLTGAGGAGKSRVARELGHRLAARRHAVVHLARGAVPDGLFAATTAPVLVVVDYAESRVEQTGALLDVLARRRPGVALRVLLIARARGRWWDELRAAGPEAADLAENARHWSITGTESLGVDARDAFRTAVEDLARGVAALGLPVPARAGAEPARPPRTVLEIHMAALASLLAPSAGTAAQDTLLRHEAAYWRSASQEAPLHLLGEAALRNAVVTATLVGPVPRARAHALLARVPRVGDQPEAVRLAVADWLRDLYPRPEGGDAHWGSLEPDPLGEYLVGTRVADEPEIFLRLVDALDNEEMVNALLVLSRAATRAQGLPDVLRAAVRTAPGLLAPRLLGAVRRSAEPGLLVDALEVILEEGLLPDRRLRELAGRMPLLSQALVSWSVRLQQMLVDQREEGSPQSRAGSLHNLAGRLVAAGRHEEALATTASALALLDGVPDAPAWLRGLLLGQRSRLLNSLGRPQEAVTEGERALRELSGWPREEDPDTGTEAVAATLNNLSYGLAGCGRLDEALARARESVALRRELSGRHPELLPSLARSLSTLSRHQHRAGDLRAALGTAEESLSVRRTAADQEPDAYLVELASTLDHLVQILAGLDDVPALLEAAREARSVRRTLARVRPEAHLADHVEILLVVAELTEGAESLEAADEAVTAARALVRDQGRAHLGLLGAAFRAQARALVPLGSPPVAFRVYTKAAQVLRRVFRETGEGADDLLKALNAQARFYLTFTRSVAAAEHLSAEALAVLAALPEDAFPEERAEALDTHARVQEALEGITPPPGTPPPPPGRAS